Proteins co-encoded in one Candidatus Margulisiibacteriota bacterium genomic window:
- a CDS encoding AAA family ATPase, translating into MQKQLLSTLELKNFRCFRRKSKFNFSQGTYLIGPNNAGKSVVIDAIRFFFDNNLYKDESFLNKTEYLSKRSGYNKCELTLVFNVKSLSTKVLKRRLEKDYGKTISISKIITYSPVAKTISFVYKISRKEYDQLQLPADIQRLLKSIKISYLHPQEGRSLFREAQEKLKNRLLANWGRHSTITTSLKKLQTDWEALRKIAKTYLSTSLTSSIQKMWPGSQASIELPSKILDIIAISDISFQGQKTLPEIQLTLQGTGAQSTILYLIHFLLDSDRSLHLGEYNPIWLLEEPESFLHADLIIKLAKELSSKEWLDNIQMIISTHSPILLATSRAGGSKIRWNLIKNHALQTNKTAINWSEKEINDIGHMMGDINFYAYFLAAANKKPIFIEDKKPLTIIKFKEAGIDIAQGLGGTGEIAKYLEVYGSYHSLLKTAAYFILDCDLGKKDLSRFLTQQIEECFGYVKYKVSDNVFAITLPENFSSEDLFDEFDNHLEECIDKIWNTTSWGIKEDIPSYLSGVVSAVRNKSFSNKNEAKQFIKNKEDIKSSFWRKVERDHLKISKQKVKPLKRLLS; encoded by the coding sequence ATGCAAAAACAATTATTATCAACGCTCGAATTGAAAAACTTCAGATGTTTTAGAAGAAAATCTAAATTCAACTTTTCCCAAGGCACCTATCTTATTGGCCCAAATAATGCGGGCAAAAGCGTTGTAATTGACGCAATAAGGTTTTTCTTTGATAATAATTTGTATAAAGATGAGAGTTTCTTGAACAAAACCGAGTATCTTAGTAAGAGATCCGGTTATAATAAATGTGAGTTAACTCTTGTTTTTAATGTTAAATCCTTATCTACAAAAGTCTTGAAAAGAAGACTGGAAAAGGATTATGGCAAAACTATAAGCATATCAAAAATAATTACATATTCTCCCGTTGCTAAAACAATTTCGTTTGTTTATAAAATAAGTCGAAAAGAATACGATCAATTGCAGCTTCCAGCAGACATTCAAAGATTGTTGAAATCTATCAAAATAAGCTATTTGCACCCACAAGAAGGTCGTAGTCTCTTCCGTGAAGCTCAAGAGAAACTAAAAAACAGATTGCTTGCGAATTGGGGGCGTCATTCTACAATTACAACAAGTCTCAAAAAACTCCAAACAGATTGGGAGGCATTACGAAAAATTGCTAAAACCTATTTATCGACTTCATTGACAAGTAGTATTCAAAAAATGTGGCCTGGTAGCCAGGCGAGCATTGAGTTGCCATCGAAAATTCTTGATATTATTGCGATTTCAGATATTAGTTTCCAAGGGCAAAAAACTCTTCCAGAGATTCAGTTGACTTTGCAAGGAACGGGCGCTCAATCAACAATATTGTATTTAATCCATTTCCTTCTAGATAGTGACAGATCCTTGCATTTGGGAGAGTACAACCCTATTTGGCTTCTTGAGGAACCAGAGTCGTTTTTACACGCTGACCTAATAATTAAATTAGCGAAAGAATTGAGCTCGAAGGAATGGCTTGATAATATTCAGATGATTATATCAACTCATTCTCCCATTTTGCTTGCAACAAGTCGCGCTGGAGGGAGCAAAATACGGTGGAATTTAATAAAAAATCATGCTCTGCAAACAAACAAAACAGCTATTAATTGGTCAGAAAAGGAAATTAATGATATTGGACATATGATGGGAGACATTAATTTCTATGCCTACTTTCTAGCTGCCGCGAATAAAAAGCCAATATTTATTGAAGATAAAAAGCCACTTACAATTATTAAGTTTAAAGAAGCTGGAATAGACATTGCTCAGGGGCTCGGTGGGACTGGAGAGATCGCTAAATATCTAGAGGTGTATGGCTCATATCATTCCTTGCTAAAAACAGCCGCTTATTTTATCTTAGATTGTGACCTTGGGAAAAAAGATCTCTCGCGATTTTTAACTCAACAAATCGAAGAATGTTTCGGATATGTTAAATATAAAGTCAGTGATAATGTATTTGCCATTACCTTGCCAGAGAATTTCTCTTCGGAAGACTTGTTTGATGAATTTGATAATCATTTGGAAGAATGTATTGATAAAATATGGAATACAACATCATGGGGAATAAAAGAAGATATCCCTTCTTATTTATCAGGCGTAGTTTCAGCCGTAAGAAATAAATCGTTTTCTAACAAAAATGAGGCGAAACAATTTATAAAAAACAAAGAAGATATAAAATCTTCTTTTTGGAGAAAGGTCGAACGTGACCATCTAAAAATATCCAAGCAAAAGGTTAAGCCATTAAAAAGACTGCTTTCTTAG